A window of the Cystobacter fuscus genome harbors these coding sequences:
- a CDS encoding acyl-CoA dehydrogenase family protein produces the protein MRKKASWTTSGGFADWYIVQTTSPDFGGNYANLSCFLILADEVKSNPSNWNGLGLRGNQSGPIEIDNVEIPRNRLVGPVGDGATSNDECVDPFFLLCSSACWNGIAMGMIDIAKNHTTRKTHVDVGMRVADYPTIQDYIGECIMDTNAARALDYQMGQAMDAATNNCDWSLHKDPSAMPRAQYLHWMWQVKFIAAKNVAHVSDKMLHACGGTGYKPALGIERYLRDAKAGWVMGPTNEVLRQFVGKMALLGTQSLDYWNQSLNERVLNNELKKLDADGKRQLAEKLLAEANGKMSSVA, from the coding sequence GTGCGCAAGAAGGCCTCCTGGACCACCTCGGGGGGCTTCGCGGACTGGTATATCGTGCAGACCACCAGCCCTGACTTCGGTGGCAACTACGCCAACCTCTCCTGCTTCCTCATCCTGGCCGACGAGGTGAAGTCCAATCCCTCCAACTGGAACGGCCTGGGTCTGCGCGGCAATCAATCCGGCCCCATCGAGATCGACAACGTGGAGATTCCGAGGAACCGGTTGGTGGGACCGGTGGGGGACGGCGCGACGTCCAATGACGAGTGTGTCGATCCCTTCTTCCTGCTGTGTTCGTCCGCCTGCTGGAATGGCATCGCGATGGGAATGATTGACATCGCGAAGAACCACACGACCCGCAAGACCCACGTGGATGTGGGCATGCGCGTCGCCGACTACCCGACCATCCAGGACTACATCGGCGAGTGCATCATGGACACCAATGCCGCGCGCGCCTTGGACTATCAGATGGGGCAGGCGATGGACGCGGCCACGAACAACTGTGATTGGTCCCTGCACAAGGATCCGAGCGCCATGCCCCGCGCCCAGTACCTGCACTGGATGTGGCAGGTGAAGTTCATCGCGGCGAAGAATGTCGCGCACGTCTCGGACAAGATGCTGCATGCCTGTGGGGGCACGGGCTACAAGCCGGCGCTCGGCATCGAGCGCTATCTGCGCGACGCCAAGGCGGGCTGGGTCATGGGCCCGACCAACGAGGTGCTGCGTCAATTCGTTGGCAAGATGGCCCTGCTCGGCACGCAGTCGCTCGACTACTGGAACCAGTCGCTCAACGAGCGCGTGCTGAACAACGAGTTGAAGAAGCTCGACGCCGACGGCAAGCGTCAGCTCGCCGAGAAGTTGCTCGCCGAGGCCAACGGGAAGATGTCGTCGGTCGCTTGA